AGCTTTGGCTTCCCTTTGTACGGGCCGTGAACCGAACCTAACGCCGGAGCGAGGCAGTCGACCCCTGTTTCTTTCACAAGGCGTTCGCATTCCTCAGGAATGGCATACATGGCTTCTGCTTCGTCCACCACCAAGTCGTCCTCCTGCCCCCCGATCCTCCCCACTTCCGCTTCGACCGAGGCGCCAAACTCCCGGGCGGCTTTGACGACTTGTTTCGTGATGGAAATATTTTGTTCTAACGGATGATGGGATGCATCGATCATCACCGAAGTAAACCCGGCTTCCATCGCTTCGAGGCATTGTTCATAGGAAGAGCCGTGATCCAAATGAAGCGCGACCGGCACCGTGATGCGGTACTCCTTCACGAGCTCTTTCACCATGGCCGCTGCGGTCCGCAACCCACCGAGATGGTCAATATATCCCGGACTCACGGCCAAAATGACCGGCGCTTCTTCTTCCTCAGCCCCCAGCAAAATGGCCTGGGCAAATTCCAAATTGTTGATGTTGAAATGTCCGACGGCATATCTTCCTTGCCATGCCCGTTGCAGCATGTTTTTCATCGACACAAGCGGCATTGTTCTTCCTCCTTTTCAATATACGGAAAACGTATCAAGCGCTCTTGCGGAGCTTGATACGTTTTCGAACGCATTACCAGCGGGAGGTCACCATTTTTTTGCGCGTATAAAACTCGACGCCATCCATGCCGTTCGCATGAAGATCGCCATAAAACGAGTTTTTCCATCCGGAGAATGGGAAGAACGCCATCGGCGCGGGAACTCCTAAGTTGACGCCTAACATGCCGGCGTCGATTTCCTCGCGGAATTTGCGGACATTCCCCCCGTCTCTTGTATAGATGCACGCTCCATTGGCAAACGGAGACTTGTTGGCCACCTCAATGGCTTCATCTAATGTCTCGACCCGTACGATCGAAAGAACAGGGGCGAAAATTTCGTCTTTCCAAATGGTCATGTCAGTAGTGACTCGGTCAAAGATCGTCGGACCGATAAAGTATCCATTGTCCTGAACCGCGGCGTC
Above is a window of Geobacillus thermoleovorans DNA encoding:
- the fba gene encoding class II fructose-1,6-bisphosphate aldolase, yielding MPLVSMKNMLQRAWQGRYAVGHFNINNLEFAQAILLGAEEEEAPVILAVSPGYIDHLGGLRTAAAMVKELVKEYRITVPVALHLDHGSSYEQCLEAMEAGFTSVMIDASHHPLEQNISITKQVVKAAREFGASVEAEVGRIGGQEDDLVVDEAEAMYAIPEECERLVKETGVDCLAPALGSVHGPYKGKPKLGFAQMEEIGRRTGVPLVLHGGTGIPLADIQKAISFGTAKINVNTENQWAFTRGICRMFRENEGLYDPRKYLGAGREEVKQTVKQKIREFGSAKKATETLLPSV